A genome region from Arachis duranensis cultivar V14167 chromosome 8, aradu.V14167.gnm2.J7QH, whole genome shotgun sequence includes the following:
- the LOC110274385 gene encoding uncharacterized protein LOC110274385 produces MANRLLPSSKELVKNLQLKAAVLRSNQVFFSSNIPQGDGGIINEAVETVAENVESVSETAETKKTAEEVVETTTAEADTNVLNTCEYRSAQDLHGQLGDGCDHNTGL; encoded by the exons ATGGCAAATAGGTTGTTACCCTCATCCAAAGAACTGGTCAAAAACCTCCAATTAAAAGCTGCTGTACTTAGAAGCAATCAAGTGTTCTTCTCATCAAATATTCCTCAA GGTGATGGAGGAATTATTAATGAAGCAGTAGAGACGGTGGCGGAGAATGTTGAGTCGGTTAGTGAGACGGCGGAAACGAAGAAGACGGCAGAGGAAGTGGTAGAAACAACCACCGCCGAAGCTGACACCAACGTTTTGAACACTTGTGAGTATAGAAGTGCTCAAGATTTGCATGGCCAGCTTGGAGATGGTTGTGACCACAACACTGGGTTatag